In Phaseolus vulgaris cultivar G19833 chromosome 3, P. vulgaris v2.0, whole genome shotgun sequence, the sequence GAATTGGGCAAGAGTTTAGCAAGGGTATCGTCACTCTTCATTGAAGACTTGTCAAAGCAAAAACAGTTCTCGAAAGAAGGATATGGGTCAGTCCCACGTGCCTTTATTCTTTGCACCGAAGACCTTGCAATTCCTTTGGAATATCAACAATGGATGATCCAAAATTCTGCATTAAATGACGTTCTGGAGATCAAAGGCGCAGATCACATGCCTATGCTTTGCATGCCACAAGAACTGTTCGATTCTCTCCACCAGATAGCTACTAAATATGAATAAGCTCATGAACATGCTTTAATTACTCTTGTTTGTTGTGTGTTTCGATTTCACTTGTGTTACAATTATAAGATCGTATTTGAAACTATAAGACAAACCAATAACTGGGCAACCCAGCAACTTCTATGGCTTTTCCAATTCTTGTAATAAAGTTGTATTATCGTGAAAATTTACGTTGTTTTTATTCTAAATGATTTGCATTTCAAGGTTTTTATTCATAGATTGagtaatatatattattgaaataatatattatatttattccAATATTCatcaatgaaaaataaattaagaaataattaataatacaatataaattattttgagacaaattacaaaatttaaaaggaTAGAGAAGATaatatattcaataaatatttactcCATTTCAATTAATGAATTTATCTTAAAAGGTCCCGAGATTAATTTAAAAGAACTTGAGCACTTTATAAAATGTCAAAATTACTAGTAGCTTTCTATTATGCTTTGGTAAGTTACTAAACTATGATTTTCAAAGTagggatgaaaaaaaaataaatgaatttgtCAATGGATCATCTCTTATAAAACCTTAAGAaccaacatttattttttaataagagtTGGAGTATATCTTAAACattctcatttattttatttttgtattattaataaaaaaaccaaTATCAAGATTGAATGTACCAGTTATATGTCAGTTATGTCTTTTGTCTTTGTCAACACAAGCCGGTTGTTGAAGAAGCGGATACGAAAAATTCAATCTGCAAAAGCAAGAAAAAAACTCACAAATTAAAGCTATCCATGTCACATCAATAGCCTTCAAGGTGACCATATTTCACAATTAAAatccaaaacaaacttaaaataaatttactatGCACTCCCTTACGCACTAACCAAACCATTCAAAAGAAAAggagaataataaaaaaaaaatatgtaacatagaatataatttaattttattgaattgaTATAACTATTATATAACCTTCAAAAACATATAACAACAAATATCCATTTATAACTAATAAGTGTGATTTGATCTTGGATTTCACCAAGTGGACAAACTTGATTTCTTCGTCCTTTCAagatctattaaaaaaataaaatcgcACTTTGATGTTATATTTCTTCCATACATGActagattattttttaagtttaatgaTTGGGTtattatttccatttttttttatcaacaaacacCATTGCCTATGCTCCCCCATAGTCCCCCACAATTTAGCAGCTGCTAAACAACACTTAAGCCACATTATGCATCACAAATACATGATTACGGCAGCGCAAATCTGGATGGAAGAGAAAACAATTCCCAAAAAATGGAGAGATTCACCGAAAGCCTCCTTTAAATGTACTCTGCACCACACACACCATAGAGTTGGCACTCCAATTCCACCAATCCTTCCAGCTCCAATTCCATATAGACCAAAGTCTGCATAAAAGCATTGCTGCTATCATCAATCTATTAGCACATACAAAcaacaataattaaactttGTTGGTAGTTGAAAGAGCacaataattgattttttttatatcaaatatcATTATCCATTAGATCAGACAAGTTCTTTATTAgattatcaattttattatacactacaagaaaatgattaaatggcaactaatttagaaaaaaaaaaaatagtttctatagtaactaatttagataccattttataaactaaaaattattagttactaaaatagtatctattattaataaaaaatataataaaattagatactacatttttggtagctaataataaataaaaaaaataaaataaaattagagacatttttttagtctctttgTTAAGATGTAATTGGAAACCAATTTTTAAGTcacttttaatctattttagaaactgatttttttgtttataaaaataaaaaattaaaaactaattttttagtttctaatcaTCACATAATTAGATACTTAAATTTTTAGTcactattatttaaatttagatatttaaatttagatactaattttagagtaattaaattttataaaattatttatttttttaatttgagcaAATTGGGTGCAGGAGgtaaaattaattactttttaaaaaaattttaacTTGAGCAAATTGGTTGCAGGGTAAAATTAATCTAGGGTAAAATTAATCTATCTTTCTCTCTGTAGCTTTTTCTTCTCATCTCTCAATCTCCACAACACACTCTCCAACCGGTGGCGGTGACGCATCCACGACGGCGACGCCCTCCGACGGCGACTCACTCGCGACAACAAAGCACCCGCAACTGCAGCGCATCCCGCGACAGCAGCGCGCGACGGCAGCGCATCCCGCGACAGCAGCGCGCGACGGCAGCGTATCCCGCAACAGCAGTGCGCGACAGCAACGCGCGACGGCAGCGCAACGCTCGACGGCAGCGATTCTGCGACAGCAACGCACGACGACAGCAGAGTAGTATGCTTCTCCTTGTCTCATTTCGTGCTCTATTCTTactctgttttttattttttgtgctTGCTCATCCTTATAGATTTTAGGTCATTGCAATAGAGTATGATGTTTTCCCTTGTCTCAAATTTAACAATTATATTCCAATGTGGAGTTTCAACATTTGATTTTCCCATAGAATGGTCCTCCTACACATTTTTATTACCATTTCAGAAATTCAAAACTTAGCAATTCTTTTTAATCTTCTCAGATTGCGTAAATACTTAATTTATAACTTCTCAACTATAAACTAATAACACAGTTGTTCCTTATAAGATAATAATGTTAGTTTTATATTAGTTGatagtttttttaatctatGTACAGAATCCTTATAACATAATAGtgttagtttttgttttttgaatAGAGTATTCCCTGCTGTGTGGTATAAAATGCAAATCAATCCATTAATTTATTCACAAAAGTCTCCATCGCTTTTAAATTTATGCATCTTGAACACATTAATAAGATATCCATTTGTATGAAATTGGTCTTATAATCTTGCACACACTTTTTGATCTAGTTACAGACCTATAGGATCTAGTTCCAGACCTAATTTTTTATGAGTTTCCTTTCTACTTATTGGATTTAGGATTTTAATTGGATATCCTCTTTGTTAtcaatccttttgaaaaatggGATTTGTTTAGCACTACCATCTGCATGAAGCTGAAAATTAAACCAGAACCGCCCAAGATAACTTAATTTCTTCTATGTGTTGAGATGGATTTGTTTAGAAGTCTTATATTTATTCATAGGCTTTATATATGAAACTGTTTTGTTGAATGTCTACGTAGCTAATATGTGTATTAATATGTGTGTGGTAGGTGAGTAAATAGGTTGAATTCTTTTAGTCCAATACTAGTACCTGTGGGACTGCAAGTTTCTCCTGTTCTTCCggcaaaaaaaaaaggttagacattttttttttagtcaTTGTATGTTCATAGTTTAGGGAATATTTGATTGTtctcaaataaattaaataatgataGATTATAAGACTTTCTTTTATAGTTGAATGATGCATTGTGTTATACGACAGATTATGGATATTCGTCAAAATCGAAGTTGGATGTATGATAGATTTATGTCTGATAGAAGGGGATATAAAGATGCATTTTTAAAAGGAGTAGATGAATTTGTGTCCTATGCATGTGCAGAAACAAATTTGTCAAATGGAAAAATAAGATGTCCTTGTTCTAAGTGCAAAAATCTAAGGTTCTTCCATTTTGAAGAAGTTAAAGTTCATCTTTATAAGAAAGGATTCATTCCTGAATATTGGTATTGGACATGTCATGGAGAAAGTGACCCAAACATATGCATAGATACTAGTCTTGAGATTTTGAGTACACAAGAAGGATACCTCAATAGATTTGAGAGCATGGTTTATGATGTTGCTGGTCTAGAGTATGAAATAGATCATGATCAAGAAATGGATGACTCTCCAAGTATGAATGAGACTCCAAACATAGAAGCCCAAAGGTTTTACAAACTATTAGATGCAGCCCAAAAACCATTATGGCCCGGATGTAATAATCACACCGAATTATCTTTTGCTGTTAGATTTTTGACAATTAAATCAGAGGGGAACATGTCTCAAAGATCTTGTGATCAAACATTAGCCCTTATGAAAGAGACACATCCTATTGGTAATCTTATTCCTAAAGATTTCTATAGGGCCAAAAAGTTAGTCTCAAAACTTGGTTTAACtgcaaaaaaaattgattgttgTGTTGATGGTTGTATGTTATTTTACACTGATGAAGAAATGAAGTTAAGAGAATGTAGATTTTGTCACAAACCACGTTTTCAGATACGAGGTGTTGGTAGAGATAAATACAAAGAGGTTCCTGTTAAAAGAATGCATTATTTACCTCTCATTCCTAGGCTTAAGAGATTATATGCCTCCATGAGTTCTGCTCCACATATGAGGTGGCATCATGAAAATAGACGAGAACCTGGGGTGTTGTGTCATCCATCTGATGGTGAAGCTTGGAAACATTTTGATAAAATGTATCCTGAATTTGCATCTGAACCAAGAAATGTAAGGTTAGCTTTATGTTCTGATGGTTTTTCACCTTTTAATAATTCGAATCCACCTTATTCTTGTTGGCCGGTAATTATCACCCCTTACAATCTTCCTCCAGAATTATGCATGACTACTCCTTTTATGTTTTTGACATTAATTATCCCTGGGCCACATAGTCCAAAAGGTAAAATTGATGTGTATTTGCAACCATTGATTGATGAGTTAAAACAATTATGGAATGGAGTGTTGACATATGATATTTCAAGAAAGCAAAATTTTATGATGAAAGCTACATTAATGTGGACTATTAATGATTTTCCTGCATATGGAATGTTGTCGGGTTGGAGTACATCAGGGAGATTAGCATGTCCATACTGTATGAACCAATCAAAAGCTTTTAGATTGAAAAGAGGTGGGAAAATTTCTTGGTTTGATTCTCATCGTCAATTTTTGCCTATGGATCATTCATTCAGAAGAAATAAGGATgcattttataaaaatcaaattgaaaAGTCTCAACCTCCAAAATTTTTGACTGGGAATGAATTGTGGGAACAAGTTTGTTTTCTCCCAAAAACAACTGAAGTTAGTCCTTGTATTTGTGATGAACATGGTCGGTCTCATAATTGGACAAAACAAAGCATCTTTTGGGAGTTGCCTTATTGGAAAACCAATTTGATAAGACATAATCTTGATGTAATGCATGTAGAGAAAAATGTGTTTGATAATGTCTTCAACACAGTGAtggatataaaaaataagaccAAAGATAATGTTAAGGCGAGAATGGACTTGAAGGAGTATTGTAAGCGAAGAGAACTAGAACTACAAGTTCAATCTAGTGGAAAAGTCTTAAAGCCTAAAGCAAAGTTTGTTTTGTCCAATgaacaaaaaaatattgtttacaaATGGATTAGTGAGTTGAAAATGCCAGATGGGTATGCCTCAAATTTGCGTAGATGTGTAAACCTAAATCAGAGGAAGTTGTTTGGAATGAAAAGTCATGATTGTCATGTGTTAATGGAGATGTTATTACCTATTGCTTTTCGTGCACTTCCCCATCAGGTGTGGAATCCTATAGCTGAATTAAGTAAGTTTTTTAAGGATTTGTGCTCAACAATTTTGAGAGTGGATGATTTGTTATTAATGGAAAAAAACATCATCATTACGACATGTAAGTTGGAACAAATATTTCCTCCTGGATTTTTCAATTCCATGGAGCATCTACCTATTCATCTACCTTATGAAGCTAGAGTAGGAGGTCCTGTTCAATACCGCTGGATGTATCCATTTGAGAGGTAATTGTTTACTTCATTTAATGTACACAATTGTATATGTTACTTGTAAGTTTAGTAGTTAACAAAATGCTTTTGTATAGGTACTTGAATAGGTTGAAATGAATGGTTAAAAACAAATCCCATGTAGAGGGTTCTATTTGTGAGGCATACTTAAGCTTGGAGACTTCTCATTTTTGTTCATATTATTTTGAGTCACATGTCCAATCAATGAGAACTAAAGTTGGTCGAAATGATTTTGGAGGTCAAAATGA encodes:
- the LOC137805687 gene encoding uncharacterized protein — encoded protein: MDIRQNRSWMYDRFMSDRRGYKDAFLKGVDEFVSYACAETNLSNGKIRCPCSKCKNLRFFHFEEVKVHLYKKGFIPEYWYWTCHGESDPNICIDTSLEILSTQEGYLNRFESMVYDVAGLEYEIDHDQEMDDSPSMNETPNIEAQRFYKLLDAAQKPLWPGCNNHTELSFAVRFLTIKSEGNMSQRSCDQTLALMKETHPIGNLIPKDFYRAKKLVSKLGLTAKKIDCCVDGCMLFYTDEEMKLRECRFCHKPRFQIRGVGRDKYKEVPVKRMHYLPLIPRLKRLYASMSSAPHMRWHHENRREPGVLCHPSDGEAWKHFDKMYPEFASEPRNVRLALCSDGFSPFNNSNPPYSCWPVIITPYNLPPELCMTTPFMFLTLIIPGPHSPKGKIDVYLQPLIDELKQLWNGVLTYDISRKQNFMMKATLMWTINDFPAYGMLSGWSTSGRLACPYCMNQSKAFRLKRGGKISWFDSHRQFLPMDHSFRRNKDAFYKNQIEKSQPPKFLTGNELWEQVCFLPKTTEVSPCICDEHGRSHNWTKQSIFWELPYWKTNLIRHNLDVMHVEKNVFDNVFNTVMDIKNKTKDNVKARMDLKEYCKRRELELQVQSSGKVLKPKAKFVLSNEQKNIVYKWISELKMPDGYASNLRRCVNLNQRKLFGMKSHDCHVLMEMLLPIAFRALPHQVWNPIAELSKFFKDLCSTILRVDDLLLMEKNIIITTCKLEQIFPPGFFNSMEHLPIHLPYEARVGGPVQYRWMYPFER